CAGAACTAGCATATAACAAGTGGGGTCACTTGACAAACAAAAGGCGTATTTTACAGTAactaatatttcattaatttttaaatagtgaCCCGATTACTTTACATTAGAACTCTTTAATTTATACTAAGCATTTTGGAGTTTAACAAGGTGTAAAAAAATGATACTAGTCCAGGATAAAGGACAAGCTAATTAGCTGGCTAATCCAGGAGAAAAGACAAGTTAAAAGGTTgttaagaacaaaaaaaaaaaaaaaaaaaaaaaaaaagaaaaaaaaaaatcgcacAAGTATATAAAGGAGAGCCGTTAACCGCGGATTCTCGCTTTCTTCCCTCCTGAAATTTCCCCGTGTTGACTTTCTCCATTTCTTTTCTCCTTTCATCATTTTTTGGACGAATTTCCTCAAAAttacataatttccttttttcgattattttttccatttttattttatatttcgcAGCTTCTCTATTGTTCGTCTGTTGGATGCTTTCTCTGTTCTGATTACCCTTTTCTTCTCCGGTAAGTTCCTTGATTTTTCGTTTATTGATTTAgggaattatttattatttttgttaatttgtttcaattttttttaaagtaattGTTAATTTCTGGTTAATTAGTTgaataatttttgttttattcCTAATTTTGGGTTAGGATGAAGGGAACGATTAATATATTCTTCTGGGTTTTTTCTAATAGGTTGTATAAATTCAAATTTCTGCATAAAATTGCGCTTAttgatttgtttgttatttattaaGCATGCAAAATTAAAGAACCCGCATGAGTTTTTTTAGgtttcttttcaattttgaaTTAGTGGAGCAATTACTTTTTCCTAAGTTGAGTGTAGGTTTAGTGTTTCTAGTGGGTTAGTTGGAAAGAAAGAGGATTAAGTATGATGTAAACTTAAAATATATTATTGGCATTTGACCTTGAATGATGATTATTAGGACAAAGTATGATAGCAATGATCATAATACCTCTAATCGGATTTAGTTGTCACATTATCAGTTTAAATTACATTATTAACATTACCATTCATTTCGTACAAAAGGGAGTATAAGCTATATTATTCGGACTCGTTTACCCATGTCAGACACGAGTACATGTCTAAGTGTCCGACTCAGTTATTTACGAAAAAAGTCATGATATTGGTCCAAATTGGATTGTCCAGTGTCCATACTCATGTCCAAGTGTCAGAGGATCCGACACGGGTAGTTGAGGCAAAATGAAGAGTCCAAGTAACATTGATATAAGTATATAGTTGTATAAGTTACTCAAAGAGTTGCATATGGACATCTATAGAATTTCTAGTGTTATGAAAACTTACATATatacttgtatagttgtatgTATTAACCATTTAACGGCCCATTTGGTTGGTGGTATCAAATGTAAAGTTTAACCATTAGGTTCTTATTAGATCATTTGAATTTTTCATCATGGCAGGGGAGGTTCTAAGAAGTGAAACAGTTGGAGATGAGATGAACAAATTACTAAAACGGCTAATCGTGTTATTAGTGTACAAAATCGATTGGAGAAAACTGTTTGTTATATTAGCCATTGTAACAATACTGGGTATTGTTCTTCAAATTAGTCTCCTTCCATTCCCACTATGGCTTCAATCTCCATTAATCAGAGTTTCAACTGCTAAGGATTTGAGTAGTTCATTGCAATTAACCTTAACACATGGAAAACATTGGCCGTTGCGCCAAATATCGGTTCCTGTTCCATTGAATTCGTCGAGTGGTCTAACAAAGAGAGTACACAGTGTACAAAGGAGAAGAAAAAGGAGGAGAAAGCGGGAAGATGATTTTCAAGTTCCAATACCACCACCTCCTCCTCCTCGAACTCCACCGACACCCTTGGAGGTATCTTCGGATTTCTAATATCACCTTAAAGTTTTCGTACACAAAGAATGTGATTTTAACATAACTTGATTTAGTTATTTTTTTTGGCCTTTGGTAGAGACATGTATGGTCCTTATCCCCTAAGGAAGCACTTTTGTATGCTAAAAAGGAGTTGAAGAATGCTCCATTTGTTGCCAATGATTCTGATCTGTATGCACCTATCTTTAAGAATGTCTCTATCTTCAAAAGGTATGCTCATGTCTGCGTTTTGTAATGAATTACTTGTGAAGTTCCAGCTTTGTGTCCTTAGAAATGTGAATCATTGAACTATTGAGTGATGATATATGGTGGATTCTAGTGACATTATCGTTCATTTTATCGAATGCATTATGAAAAAGGAAATGTTAAGTGTTGTAACGGAAGCAAGAAAGATAATTAAGAACGCAAATAAAAAACacagagatttaacgtggttcactagcaatatgttagctacgtccacatgCAGAGGAGAGGGaaattttattgatcttgatgGGTACAGATTACAAAATACAATTAGGTTATGACCTacagagtttatatagtactatCTAGACAGATGAAAAAGTGTTTGCAGTGAATGTGATTCTCCTATATTACACCCTGCATTCTAAATTGTCAAGAAGTAGTCTTTTACTCTCTAATTTTCTGACATCCAACTGTAGGAGTTATGAACTGATGGAACTCATACTTAAAGTATATGTTTATCCGGATGGAAGCCCACCAATATTTCATGAACCACATCTTAGCGGAATTTATGCGTCTGAGGGATGGTTTATGAAGTTGTTAGAAGGGAACAGGCAGTTTGTTACCAGAAACCCAGAAAAGGCTCACTTGTTCTATCTGCCATATAGTGCTCGTCAACTTCAGCAAGCGATTTACGTACAAGGATCACATAATCTGGCCCCACTTTCTCTTTTCATAAGAGACTATGTGAACATGCTGTCTGCAAAGTATCCTTTCTGGAACCGCACTCATGGAGCAGATCACTTTCTAGTGGCTTGTCATGATTGggtatctatctatctatctcaTTTAGTCATTTACTACCTTGAGTTCTTATACTTCATGAAAATTACTTTACTTTTTCTGCCACATTTGATCTGGGGTCATTTTCAAGGAACTTGGCTAAAATTTTATAACTATTTTCTACTCCATATGTTTCAATTTTTACAGCTCTGCTGTACCAATTTAGTCTCTCTTAGTTAGAATTCGTACATTTCGTACCAAATTGTAATCAGAAGTGTCAGTTTACCTTAGTTTTTCTGTGTAGGCAAGCCCTTGTGAGGTTTTTCCTCTAAAAACAACTAACTAATGACACTAcaaaattatgtttttattAGAAACGGATTTTGAGACAGATACGATAAGCATCTCAATTTGAGACGGATCACTAAAAAAAATTCTCTAAACAAAATTTGAGATTGAATTATATATGGAACTCAAAAAAACccgtctcaaatttgtaatgTATAAGCCAAAAGTCCTTCTCAAAGATTTTGAGTCAACCTCTATAGGGACGCCCTATCTCcgtctcaaatccgtctctaatcatcattttgagacggatatGAACAAATTAGAGACGAAATTCTTCATCTCTATAAAGTGATTATTTTGTAGTGTGAGGATGTAAGCAGTATCAGTTCATCTTTAATCAAACAGCAACTGTATAGCCAAATCACTTTTTTTTACCTGGCTTCCTTCAATTTTGTTTTCTAACCTTTTTTCCGCCTTGGATTACACTTAACCCTGTACTTACACAAAATTGATGTATTTTCAGGGACCTTACACATTAAAGGCGCATGAGGAGTTAGTGAAGAACTCAATAAAAGCAGTTTGTAATGCTGATTTATCTGAAGGAATTTTCAAGTTCGGAAAAGATGTATCCCTCCCCGAAACCACCATAAGAATGCCAAGGAGACCTCTTCGAAACATTGGTGGTGGGATGAGAGTATCACAACGCCCAATCCTAGCTTTCTTCGCTGGAAACATGCATGGAAGAGTTCGTCCTTTACTTCTCAAGCATTGGCATAACAAAGATGAGTCTATGCGGATTTACGGACCTTTACCTCGTAGTGTGTCTAAGAAAATGTCATATATTCAACACATGAAATCTAGCAAGTTCTGCATTTGTCCAATGGGTTATGAAGTTAACAGTCCAAGGATAGTCGAGGCTATATACTATGAATGTGTTCCGGTAATTATAGCTGATAATTTTGTTCCTCCGTTTGATGATGTTCTTGATTGGAGCGCCTTTTCTGTGATAGTGGCTGAAAAGGATATTGCCAAGTTAAAGGAAATTCTCGAGGGAATTCCACTGAATCGGTATTTGAAAATGCTTCAGAACTTGAAAATGCTTCAGAGACATTTCCTTTGGAATTTGAGGCCGGTTAAGTATGATTTGTTCCATGTGAT
This Spinacia oleracea cultivar Varoflay chromosome 6, BTI_SOV_V1, whole genome shotgun sequence DNA region includes the following protein-coding sequences:
- the LOC110795684 gene encoding probable glycosyltransferase At5g03795, with the translated sequence MNKLLKRLIVLLVYKIDWRKLFVILAIVTILGIVLQISLLPFPLWLQSPLIRVSTAKDLSSSLQLTLTHGKHWPLRQISVPVPLNSSSGLTKRVHSVQRRRKRRRKREDDFQVPIPPPPPPRTPPTPLERHVWSLSPKEALLYAKKELKNAPFVANDSDLYAPIFKNVSIFKRSYELMELILKVYVYPDGSPPIFHEPHLSGIYASEGWFMKLLEGNRQFVTRNPEKAHLFYLPYSARQLQQAIYVQGSHNLAPLSLFIRDYVNMLSAKYPFWNRTHGADHFLVACHDWGPYTLKAHEELVKNSIKAVCNADLSEGIFKFGKDVSLPETTIRMPRRPLRNIGGGMRVSQRPILAFFAGNMHGRVRPLLLKHWHNKDESMRIYGPLPRSVSKKMSYIQHMKSSKFCICPMGYEVNSPRIVEAIYYECVPVIIADNFVPPFDDVLDWSAFSVIVAEKDIAKLKEILEGIPLNRYLKMLQNLKMLQRHFLWNLRPVKYDLFHVILHSIWLSRLNQIQIPD